A stretch of DNA from Coccidioides posadasii str. Silveira chromosome 1, complete sequence:
CACATTGTCACAGTTAGCATCCAGCCAAGGGTGCCAGAAACCAAAACTGCCGTTTGAATGGCGACTGGTCCACGTATAGCGGCATCGTGGGTTTCTTCCGACATGCTGCCACAGATAATACGATCAGAACtgaggagaaaaaaaaaagaagaagaagaacagagAGAGAAAGCGAAGAGCATTTCAGGGTGTAAAATACTGTGTTGTCCCATCATAGTCCGTCATAGTCCAAGCTACAGATATGAATCCcaggagaaaagagaacCCCTTGGACTGCCACCCAGACCCATCCGTTACGTGCGTGAACACCCATTTTGCTGATTGTTTATCGGGAGTAAGGATCAAGAGAGCCACGCAAATTCCGATGGATGCAAGGACTAGATAGGAGGGTTCCAGCTGAAAACTTCACCAACTATCTCAAGGGTGAGAAACATACTGTTGATAGGAGCAAACCACAGAATGATCCGATGTAAACTTTTCGTGGTCAAGGAGCAAATAACTCCCATAATGCACAACAAACCGATAGCCAAAAGTACAGTTTGGAGAGCCGTTCTGAATACTAGTTAGCCAAGAGACATCGGCATTTGAATGGAAAACGGGATCGGAGTAGGTGATTGGGTTCTCACGGTGCATAAGCGTATTTTCCGTCCTTGAAGTTGGAGTTCATGCTCGCACAGGCCAATAGCATCTGGCTTACGGTGTATGCCACACTGGAAACACCAGCGGTCTGTCCTAATAGGTTGCACCAACCCTGGATCCACGAAAATATCGCAACCTGATTTTCGGGGACCACGTGTTTTGTCACAAAGTACATTCCTCCTGCGGTTGGATACGCTGATACGAGTTCAGCGACAGAACTCGCAATACACATAGCCATGATCGACCCTATGAACCAGCACCACACAGCCGTTGCAGGTCCGCCCGCAGCCAGGGGTGGTCCAAAAGTGGCTGGCACTGATCCCAGCACCCCGAGAATGGAGATGGCATAGGAAACTGTCGACCACTTTGAGAACTCGCGCCTCAGTTCCTAATGCTCAGGTTGTCAATTGTGTGAGACATCAGAACGACACAATCGTTGGAAGATGATGCTCACTTGCTTGTAACCAATTCTGGCGAGAAGGCGTTCATCATCGTCTCCAATGGTAGCCATCGGAGGATCCCTGGACTGGAACCTTCCTTTGACAGCAGATTTCTCCCTGGCCTCAGATACCTCGCCGCCGGAATTGGACCGTTCCTGAGAAGCTGAAGTCAGATCCATGTTGACACGACGATATTATGTCAATATGATGTCTTAGCGGTGAGTTTGCATGGTAGGTATGCAGGAAGACAAAGGCATTTGGGGGTAGGGAGGATTTAAACAAGTCATGGATGCACTGTTgtacaaaatggaacataGAGCACTCTCTCTGGGAATCTTCGCCGTACTCAACCTACCCAAGGATTCTAAAAAAGGTCAGCCTCCGTCAGTTTGGCGGTGACCAcccaagaaagaaagaatagGAGCCTGTGAACATTTAGCTTTGGCGCGGTGGAGCATGTTTAGTCGCGAAGCATTTCAAATCTTCTGAGTTGACTCTGCACAGAGGTGGTGTATTTGCTTTTGTGTTCCGCGAAGGTGCCGGCGGCCGGGTGGATTTGTGACGTTTGGCTTCACCACCCGTCGGAAGGGGGTGGATCACGGGATTCAAGAGGCTTAAAGTTAGCACTAGGCATGGTTGAATGTCGACTACGCCGTCCTCCGCAGCCTGGGGGAAATACATTGTTACTATTGGGAGATGCCCAAAAGCTCGGTTGCAGCGAGGCTGGAAAACCGCACCGGAATCTGCTGCTTCAATTTGAACGCCCCACAACAACTGCGACCACGGTTATTCGCATCATTCTGGAGGATTGATGGCGTGGcctttgctttctctttGACCACAACTTGGGAGCCAAAAGCGCTGTTTTTTCTACTTGTGAAGTGTGACACTTTGCTCTTCGAATCTCTCTCATGCTCTGCCAGCAGGCTCAAGGTTCGATGCCGGAAGCGTAATGCGGAAACACCAGCGAACACGTGGCTTCTCCTCGGCTGTTTCAGAAAGGACGAGGAGGTGGAGATGGAGTTTTACAGCAATCGAGTTAACAGCCTGTATCCTGGCGTTTGGCGACGGATACGATGTTAGACCCAACTCTTCCCCTTGATAGTTCAGTACATTAGAGACGAAAGTGGATGAAGGAAGAGGGATCAGCCTGAGTTTGTTAAATCTCTGAGGGCTCCGTTCCCTTCCCGTTTGACGGGGTGAGCGCTACTCCTTTATTACCAACCCATGTTTGGGTTTCAGGAAAGATATATCCTGGCGAATCATCGAGATATCAGAAATCCATGATCTTCATGATCCCCAAACTTATACCAATGTTGCTGGATTTCTCACTCAGTTGAGATGGCAGGCCCCGGTTGAAGCCAATGGCGGCTTGCGATGCCGAGAATTCTTTACTGTTGTTCCCTATCGGAAAGGGGTGGTCTTGGGGGCTGCCAGAATGCTGGGGGAATGTCGGATACAAATCATCCCGAGTCGATTCCCA
This window harbors:
- a CDS encoding uncharacterized protein (EggNog:ENOG410PFIU~COG:E~TransMembrane:8 (n2-10c15/16o80-103i115-136o156-175i196-223o250-269i295-318o324-345i365-386o)~BUSCO:4639at33183); this translates as MAMCIASSVAELVSAYPTAGGMYFVTKHVVPENQVAIFSWIQGWCNLLGQTAGVSSVAYTVSQMLLACASMNSNFKDGKYAYAPTALQTVLLAIGLLCIMGVICSLTTKSLHRIILWFAPINILASIGICVALLILTPDKQSAKWVFTHVTDGSGWQSKGFSFLLGFISVAWTMTDYDGTTHMSEETHDAAIRGPVAIQTAVLVSGTLGWMLTVTMCFCLTDLDAILATPTGLPAAQIFLNAGGQTGGTVMFAFSILVQFFTGCSAMLADTRMAYAFARDDALPFSKFFAKVNQYTLTPVNAVWFVVLFSICLNLIAIGSTETATAIFNITAPALDLSYIGVILAHQIYKNRVRFIEGPFTLGRWGTPVNIVAIVWVLFISVVLFFPPHKPVTPENMYVSLKSLCCMILI